The following proteins are co-located in the Thermus thermophilus HB8 genome:
- a CDS encoding vWA domain-containing protein produces the protein MKAIRYSRYEGGLEELSPEEILSLLEDFLLDSGFSDPFQRYDPDPDRAPTLEDLYDALLQALLKNELVPEDWLREARFADRKEETRLYQAIQGMIRKLQEAGYLRLPGEDPTDPAQGGYRGEAGEARFELTEKASDFLGLKSLRELLGALGRNPPGLHPTPHHAPGVEKTGETKPWEWGDPLELNVPETLKKAMAKGLERLSHEDLVIDLAEYTASMSTVVLLDCSHSMILYGEDRFTPAKKVALALAHLIRTQYPGDRVRFVLFHDTAEEIPLAKLPLVQVGPYHTNTKAGLELARTLLRKMGGEMKQIILITDGKPSALTLPSGEIYKNAWGLDPLILAETLKEATLARREGIPIHTFMLAREPELLAFVKKLSQITRGKAYLTSPRNIGKYLLLDFLNKKVRRN, from the coding sequence GCCTCCTAGAGGACTTCCTCCTGGACTCGGGGTTTTCCGACCCCTTCCAGCGCTACGACCCGGACCCCGACCGCGCCCCCACCCTCGAGGACCTCTACGACGCCCTCCTCCAGGCCCTCCTCAAGAACGAGCTCGTCCCCGAGGACTGGCTCCGCGAGGCCCGCTTCGCCGACCGAAAGGAGGAGACGAGGCTCTACCAGGCCATCCAGGGGATGATCCGGAAGCTCCAGGAGGCGGGCTACCTCCGCCTTCCCGGGGAGGACCCCACGGACCCCGCCCAGGGCGGCTACCGGGGGGAGGCGGGGGAGGCCCGCTTTGAGCTCACGGAGAAGGCCTCGGACTTCCTGGGCCTGAAGAGCCTCCGGGAGCTCCTCGGGGCCCTGGGCCGCAACCCCCCGGGCCTCCACCCCACCCCCCACCACGCCCCCGGGGTGGAGAAGACGGGGGAGACCAAGCCCTGGGAGTGGGGGGACCCCCTGGAGCTCAACGTCCCCGAGACCCTCAAGAAGGCCATGGCCAAGGGGCTGGAGCGCCTTTCCCACGAGGATCTGGTCATAGACCTTGCCGAGTACACCGCCAGCATGAGCACCGTGGTCCTCCTGGACTGCTCCCACTCCATGATCCTCTACGGGGAGGACCGCTTCACCCCGGCGAAGAAGGTGGCCCTCGCCCTCGCCCACCTCATCCGCACCCAGTACCCCGGGGACCGGGTCCGCTTCGTCCTCTTCCACGACACCGCCGAGGAAATCCCCCTGGCCAAGCTCCCCCTGGTGCAGGTGGGGCCCTACCACACCAACACCAAGGCGGGCCTGGAGCTCGCCCGGACCCTCCTCAGGAAGATGGGCGGGGAGATGAAGCAGATCATCCTCATCACCGACGGCAAGCCCTCGGCCTTAACCCTGCCGAGCGGGGAGATCTACAAAAACGCCTGGGGCCTGGACCCCCTGATCCTCGCCGAGACCCTCAAGGAGGCCACCCTGGCGAGGCGCGAAGGGATCCCCATCCACACCTTCATGCTCGCCCGGGAGCCCGAACTCCTCGCCTTCGTGAAGAAGCTTTCCCAGATCACCCGGGGCAAGGCCTACCTCACGAGCCCCAGGAACATCGGCAAGTACCTCCTCCTGGACTTCCTCAACAAGAAGGTGCGGAGGAACTGA
- a CDS encoding nucleotidyltransferase domain-containing protein codes for MFWLDRERLLQALEEKAAELLATFPEVLAVVLFGSLARGEATPRSDADLLLLVGEAPPFLERPGRYLPLFADLGFPVDLFVYTPKEAEANPLARRALAEGRVLAERKG; via the coding sequence GTGTTCTGGCTGGACCGGGAGAGACTTCTTCAGGCCCTTGAAGAAAAGGCGGCCGAGCTCCTCGCCACCTTCCCCGAGGTCCTCGCCGTGGTCCTCTTCGGCTCCTTGGCCCGGGGAGAGGCGACGCCGCGGAGCGACGCCGACCTCCTCCTCCTCGTGGGGGAGGCTCCCCCCTTCCTGGAGCGCCCCGGGCGTTACCTTCCCCTTTTCGCCGATCTGGGTTTTCCCGTGGACCTTTTCGTCTACACCCCGAAGGAGGCCGAGGCCAATCCCCTGGCCCGGCGAGCCCTGGCGGAGGGCCGGGTGCTCGCCGAGCGGAAGGGCTAG
- a CDS encoding HEPN domain-containing protein: protein MNRARDWMRQAERDLEHAQKSLELGHWEWACFAAHQAAEKALKAVYFALGAEAFGHALTHLLAGLHERLNLTPELRRCALVLDRLYIPTRYPDSWEAGAPLDYYGEEEARDALLCAGEILRFGQSVLAGPGETSSGP from the coding sequence ATGAACCGGGCGCGCGACTGGATGCGGCAAGCCGAGCGGGACCTTGAGCACGCCCAAAAGAGCCTGGAGCTTGGCCACTGGGAATGGGCTTGCTTCGCCGCCCATCAGGCGGCGGAGAAAGCCCTCAAAGCGGTTTATTTCGCCTTGGGGGCCGAGGCCTTCGGCCACGCGCTCACCCACCTCTTGGCCGGTCTTCACGAACGGCTCAACTTGACCCCCGAGCTCAGGCGCTGCGCCCTGGTGCTGGATAGGCTCTACATCCCCACGCGCTATCCGGACAGCTGGGAGGCGGGTGCCCCTCTGGACTACTATGGAGAGGAGGAGGCTCGGGATGCGCTCCTTTGTGCAGGAGAAATCCTACGGTTCGGTCAAAGTGTTCTGGCTGGACCGGGAGAGACTTCTTCAGGCCCTTGA
- a CDS encoding Wzz/FepE/Etk N-terminal domain-containing protein: METPSEELTLRDILEILKRQKAWILTLPLLFGAVALIYGFFVAEPTYASTATLSVAPVQVQAQLEQRIQVQQATPITFEGLKALALSEEAVGEVWEALRKEGRLPTRWQDQGNLRGVERMLRDLEVKDISPRVQAANPNQVPPIVASFTVKAPDPEVAAEAANLWVEAVKRKVNEIPLQRLKASLAALEEQLPPAEKAYREAQARWEAFQKTTTLAQDKAELEAKTGERVSLDQELSGLERDLAAVRGRIAALEKEAARQAQLVSLNTSPESLAIIGKRLQEAQAALKQETEKARQAYLAAAKALEAFKERERIAEWQGELNQLSRRLAEIGVRLAQIATERASKEAALKGLEGALAEEPKVLDVMREVVADPVVAAAVAKGDLEALAGLKLRVQEVNPAYAPLLTQAVSLRSQIQGLEAEAQALLKEQEAISQRITSLRQLLAAQEREKEAITLEYNTKKAAYEAFRARYDQIANLSGADLAFDNPNPEYQRLRSALIDAQAEEARLLARKAALEARIAQVDARINVLKDRVARAQVEQDTLSQALELAKNAYLALAQKRTDLGIQIASSQEAWASILAPAYPVYEKVAPRRGLLFALAVALGLMLGVMAAFVAEALRPQEAPSGGSA, from the coding sequence GTGGAAACCCCCAGCGAGGAGCTAACCCTAAGGGACATCCTGGAAATCCTCAAGCGCCAGAAGGCCTGGATCCTCACCCTCCCCCTCCTCTTCGGCGCGGTCGCCCTGATCTACGGCTTCTTCGTCGCCGAGCCCACCTACGCCTCCACCGCCACCTTGAGCGTGGCCCCGGTGCAGGTGCAGGCCCAGCTGGAGCAGCGGATCCAGGTGCAGCAGGCCACCCCCATCACCTTTGAGGGCCTGAAGGCCCTGGCCCTCTCCGAGGAGGCGGTGGGAGAGGTGTGGGAGGCGCTAAGGAAAGAGGGGAGGCTTCCCACCCGCTGGCAGGACCAGGGGAACCTCAGGGGCGTGGAGCGGATGCTCCGGGACCTCGAGGTGAAGGACATCTCCCCTAGGGTCCAGGCGGCGAACCCCAATCAGGTCCCCCCCATCGTCGCGAGCTTCACCGTGAAGGCCCCGGACCCCGAGGTGGCGGCCGAGGCGGCGAACCTCTGGGTGGAGGCGGTGAAGCGCAAGGTGAACGAGATCCCCCTGCAGCGCCTTAAGGCGAGCCTCGCGGCCCTCGAGGAGCAGCTACCCCCCGCGGAGAAGGCCTACCGGGAGGCCCAGGCGAGGTGGGAGGCCTTCCAGAAGACCACCACCCTCGCCCAGGACAAGGCGGAGCTGGAGGCCAAGACCGGGGAGCGGGTGAGCCTGGACCAGGAGCTCTCCGGCCTGGAGCGGGACCTGGCGGCGGTGCGGGGGCGGATCGCCGCCTTGGAGAAGGAGGCGGCCCGCCAGGCCCAGCTCGTGTCCCTGAACACAAGCCCGGAAAGCCTCGCCATCATCGGCAAGCGCCTCCAGGAGGCCCAGGCCGCCCTGAAGCAGGAGACGGAGAAGGCCAGGCAGGCCTACCTGGCGGCGGCCAAGGCCCTGGAGGCCTTCAAGGAAAGGGAGCGCATCGCCGAGTGGCAAGGCGAGCTAAACCAGCTCTCTAGGCGTTTGGCAGAGATCGGGGTGCGGCTGGCCCAGATCGCCACCGAGCGGGCCTCTAAAGAAGCTGCCCTGAAGGGGCTGGAGGGGGCCCTTGCCGAGGAACCCAAGGTATTGGACGTAATGCGCGAAGTGGTGGCCGATCCCGTGGTCGCTGCGGCGGTGGCGAAAGGAGACCTGGAAGCCCTTGCAGGGCTAAAGCTCCGGGTGCAGGAGGTGAACCCCGCCTACGCCCCCCTGTTGACCCAAGCCGTGAGTCTGCGCAGCCAAATCCAGGGCCTGGAAGCCGAGGCGCAGGCGTTGCTGAAGGAGCAAGAGGCGATCTCCCAACGTATCACGTCTTTAAGGCAACTTCTAGCCGCCCAGGAGCGGGAAAAGGAGGCCATCACCCTGGAGTACAACACCAAGAAGGCCGCCTACGAGGCCTTCCGCGCCCGGTACGACCAGATCGCGAACCTCTCGGGGGCAGACCTCGCCTTTGACAACCCCAACCCCGAGTACCAGCGCCTGCGCTCGGCGCTCATAGACGCCCAGGCGGAGGAGGCGAGGCTTCTTGCCAGGAAGGCGGCCCTCGAGGCCCGCATCGCCCAGGTGGACGCCCGCATCAACGTCCTCAAGGACCGGGTGGCCCGGGCCCAGGTGGAGCAGGACACCCTGAGCCAGGCCCTGGAGCTCGCCAAGAACGCCTACCTGGCCCTGGCCCAGAAGCGCACGGACCTGGGAATCCAGATCGCCAGCAGCCAGGAAGCCTGGGCCTCCATCCTGGCCCCCGCCTACCCCGTCTACGAGAAGGTGGCGCCCAGGCGGGGCCTCCTCTTCGCCCTGGCGGTGGCCTTGGGCCTGATGCTCGGGGTGATGGCCGCCTTCGTGGCCGAGGCCCTAAGGCCCCAAGAGGCCCCCTCTGGGGGAAGCGCATGA
- a CDS encoding sugar transferase, with amino-acid sequence MKAMGALELRLPYRTVKARPFPGLAVGLSLLPSLTAALLVFGPPPWRGEVGVLVGLTLLAHLLAFFATDRMARYPGREAWGLAAFNLLLFTLLLLAVLALGRLYYSRAFLLLATSLAFPLLLLYLHHLPPVRLALLPGGLADRLRGIAKGVRPIEDLEEAEGVVADLHHLDPRALPLLAEASLRGLPILHAALVYEGYTGRVPLEGSYGEGLLVLSEGNRGLYPYFKRPFEVGLVLLFAPLILLLGLLVALLVYLDLGRPVLFAQERMGLGGRPFKAYKFRTMRGAPREGVYAGAEADRITPLGKLLRKLRLDELPQLWNVLRGEMALVGPRPEQKVLAEKYAEEIPSYMLRHVVRPGLTGWAQVHHGYAEGLEGTIEKLSYDLYYVKHCSFWLDLRILVRTLWVILTGFGAK; translated from the coding sequence ATGAAGGCCATGGGTGCGTTGGAGCTCCGGTTGCCCTACCGCACCGTTAAAGCCCGCCCTTTCCCGGGCCTCGCCGTGGGGCTTAGCCTCCTTCCCTCCCTGACGGCCGCCCTTCTGGTCTTCGGCCCCCCGCCTTGGCGGGGGGAGGTGGGGGTGCTCGTGGGGCTTACCCTCCTCGCCCACCTCCTCGCCTTCTTCGCTACAGACCGCATGGCCCGCTACCCCGGGCGGGAGGCCTGGGGGCTTGCCGCCTTCAACCTTCTCCTCTTCACCCTCCTCCTCCTCGCCGTCCTCGCCCTGGGGCGGCTCTACTACTCCCGGGCCTTCCTCCTCCTCGCCACCTCCCTCGCCTTCCCCCTCCTCCTCCTCTACCTCCACCACCTGCCCCCCGTCCGCCTCGCCCTCCTTCCCGGGGGGCTCGCGGACCGACTCAGGGGCATCGCCAAAGGGGTGAGGCCCATCGAGGACCTGGAGGAGGCCGAGGGAGTGGTGGCGGACCTTCACCATCTGGACCCGAGGGCCCTTCCCCTCCTCGCCGAGGCCTCCCTGAGGGGGCTTCCCATCCTCCACGCCGCCCTAGTGTACGAGGGGTACACGGGCCGGGTTCCCCTGGAGGGGAGCTATGGGGAAGGGCTTCTCGTCCTCTCCGAGGGGAACCGGGGGCTTTACCCCTACTTCAAACGGCCCTTTGAGGTGGGCCTTGTCCTCCTCTTCGCCCCCCTCATCCTCCTCCTCGGGCTTTTGGTGGCCCTTCTCGTCTACCTGGACCTGGGGCGGCCCGTCCTCTTCGCCCAGGAACGGATGGGCCTCGGGGGGAGGCCCTTCAAGGCCTACAAGTTTCGCACCATGCGGGGAGCCCCCAGGGAGGGGGTCTACGCGGGGGCGGAAGCAGACCGCATCACCCCCTTGGGGAAGCTCTTGCGAAAGCTCCGCTTAGACGAGTTGCCCCAGCTCTGGAACGTCCTTCGCGGCGAGATGGCCCTGGTAGGCCCCAGGCCCGAGCAAAAGGTGCTGGCGGAGAAATATGCCGAGGAAATTCCCTCCTATATGCTACGCCACGTCGTCCGTCCCGGTCTCACCGGATGGGCCCAGGTGCACCACGGCTACGCGGAGGGTTTAGAGGGAACCATAGAAAAGCTCAGCTATGATCTCTACTACGTGAAGCACTGTTCCTTTTGGTTAGACCTAAGGATCTTGGTACGCACCCTGTGGGTGATCCTCACTGGTTTTGGCGCAAAGTAA
- a CDS encoding glycosyltransferase family 4 protein, with protein MRLLYLITRAEPGGAQVHLLELLRGFRDRAELHLGVGEDQDGFLVEEARALGVRVHLLRHLVQPVRPVKDFLGLFEVMALIRKVRPHLLHAHSSKAGFLGRLAGRVLGVKSVFTAHGWAFTDGVPEGRKRLALAMERLAGRLGDLVLAVSEYDRALALRHKAVPPERIRVVHNGVPDTPFRADPRKEPPRLAMVARFAPQKDHALLLKALSGLKELPWSLDLVGEGPLLPQAKALAEALGLGERVRFLGKRLDVDRVLAEAQVFVLATNWEGLPLSVLEAMRAGLPVVATGMGGVGEAVVEGKTGFLVGRGDEEALRARLRTLLLSPELRARLGEAGRRRYEEAFTLDGMLARVWAAYEEVLRL; from the coding sequence ATGCGCCTCCTCTACCTCATCACTCGCGCTGAACCCGGGGGAGCCCAGGTCCACCTCCTGGAACTCCTCCGAGGCTTCCGGGACCGGGCGGAGCTCCACCTGGGGGTGGGGGAGGACCAAGACGGCTTCCTGGTGGAGGAAGCCCGCGCCCTGGGGGTGAGGGTCCACCTCCTTAGGCACCTCGTGCAGCCCGTGCGCCCTGTAAAGGACTTTCTCGGCCTCTTTGAAGTAATGGCTCTCATCCGGAAAGTCCGGCCCCACCTCCTCCACGCCCACTCCTCCAAGGCGGGCTTCCTGGGGCGCCTGGCGGGGCGGGTCCTGGGGGTGAAGAGCGTCTTCACGGCCCACGGGTGGGCCTTCACCGACGGGGTTCCAGAAGGAAGAAAGAGGCTCGCCCTCGCCATGGAGCGCCTGGCGGGGCGGCTTGGGGACCTGGTCCTCGCCGTCTCCGAGTACGACAGGGCCCTCGCCCTTCGCCACAAGGCGGTGCCCCCGGAGAGGATCCGGGTGGTGCATAACGGGGTCCCCGATACCCCCTTCCGCGCAGACCCCAGGAAGGAACCGCCAAGGCTCGCCATGGTGGCCCGCTTCGCCCCTCAAAAGGACCACGCCCTCCTTCTAAAGGCCCTCTCGGGCCTAAAGGAGCTTCCCTGGAGCCTGGACCTGGTGGGGGAGGGGCCCCTCCTTCCCCAAGCTAAGGCCCTAGCCGAGGCCCTGGGGCTTGGCGAAAGGGTCCGCTTCCTAGGAAAGCGGCTGGACGTGGACCGGGTTCTGGCGGAGGCCCAGGTCTTCGTCCTCGCCACGAACTGGGAGGGGCTTCCCCTTTCCGTACTCGAGGCCATGCGGGCCGGGCTTCCCGTGGTGGCCACGGGCATGGGCGGGGTGGGAGAGGCGGTGGTGGAGGGAAAGACGGGGTTCCTGGTAGGGCGGGGGGACGAGGAAGCCCTAAGAGCGAGGCTGAGAACCCTCCTCCTCTCCCCGGAACTCCGGGCCCGGCTGGGGGAAGCGGGGAGGAGGCGCTACGAGGAGGCCTTCACTCTAGATGGCATGCTCGCCCGGGTGTGGGCGGCCTACGAGGAGGTGCTCCGCCTATAG
- a CDS encoding glycosyltransferase family 4 protein — protein MKVALLAFSVRGAMGQYLEALVPPLSQHLDLSLYVPEHFEGNVPVKVVRFPTGASRAQALRRFLDPRPARTLWQKILTEKPDCLYLFNGEGYPWALWLARWAKKEGVPLFLTLHDPDPHPGNPWEAANALLRRWVVPLATSVHVHSQVFVDKARKLGARHVVVIPHGSFADRFLRHAKPGVQREEDLVLFFGRLEAYKGIDILVKAILALEGRRRALIAGPGQVPRILRRAMREHPSWFEVHNRYVPDEEAALFFQRASVLVLPYRQATQSSLPLIGAAFGLAVVASAVGAFVEDVPRVGGILVPPNNPQTLAQVLAIAKPKERSYHNPDLTFQLLARQFVAWLEGGLRR, from the coding sequence GTGAAAGTGGCGCTTCTAGCTTTCTCCGTCCGAGGAGCTATGGGCCAGTACTTGGAGGCGCTAGTACCTCCTTTGTCCCAACACCTTGACCTTTCCCTTTATGTTCCCGAGCATTTTGAGGGAAACGTCCCCGTTAAGGTCGTCCGCTTCCCTACCGGGGCATCCCGAGCCCAAGCCCTTAGGCGGTTTTTAGACCCGAGGCCCGCCCGCACCCTTTGGCAAAAAATTCTCACAGAGAAGCCCGACTGCCTCTATCTTTTCAACGGCGAAGGGTACCCATGGGCGCTCTGGCTAGCCAGGTGGGCTAAGAAAGAGGGTGTCCCGCTCTTCCTCACCCTTCATGACCCTGATCCCCATCCGGGGAACCCCTGGGAAGCCGCCAACGCCCTCCTGCGCCGCTGGGTTGTGCCTTTGGCCACAAGCGTACACGTACACTCTCAGGTGTTTGTGGATAAAGCCCGGAAGCTCGGAGCCCGACACGTCGTAGTGATCCCTCACGGGAGTTTTGCCGACCGCTTCCTTCGGCACGCCAAACCGGGTGTCCAACGCGAAGAAGACCTTGTCCTTTTCTTCGGTCGCCTCGAGGCCTACAAGGGAATAGACATTCTTGTCAAGGCCATTTTAGCCTTGGAAGGGCGCAGAAGAGCCCTAATCGCGGGGCCGGGGCAGGTACCCCGTATTCTAAGAAGGGCAATGAGAGAGCACCCTTCATGGTTTGAGGTTCATAACCGCTACGTACCCGATGAGGAAGCCGCCCTCTTTTTCCAAAGGGCATCGGTTCTCGTCCTTCCCTACCGGCAGGCTACACAGTCTTCCTTGCCCCTCATCGGGGCCGCTTTTGGGCTCGCTGTAGTGGCTTCGGCCGTAGGTGCCTTCGTGGAAGACGTGCCCCGCGTAGGGGGTATACTAGTACCCCCAAATAATCCTCAGACCCTGGCACAGGTACTTGCAATTGCAAAACCTAAGGAAAGGAGCTACCACAACCCGGACCTAACGTTCCAGCTTTTGGCCAGGCAATTTGTGGCATGGCTTGAAGGGGGTCTCCGAAGGTGA
- a CDS encoding glycosyltransferase family 4 protein produces MAIKSVLFLRSNPVAPDPRVAKEAQALADAGYKVGVVAWDRTGELPKVEETPFGLVERLPIKGSFRSGLANLLPLVRFNLALLWHLIKRRSTYDAIHACDFDTVLPALVAAKLLGKKVVYDVFDFYADMLRATPGWIKSIIKKVDLRLMGWVDAVILADESRVKQIQGARPKRLTFIYNSPPIEDPFPLPPAPPPLRIAYVGLLQKERGILQVIELLRRHPEWELDLGGFGGDEEEIRRAVADLPNVRYHGRVPYEKALELMSNAHLLFATYDPSIPNHRYSSANKLFEAMAIGRPIVVARDTGMDQLVQQYALGFVVEYGNLAALEDAFARVASWDLQRFEEFSQKAQEVYVTRFAWRIMKERLIALYRKLEE; encoded by the coding sequence ATGGCGATAAAATCGGTGCTCTTTTTGCGCTCTAACCCAGTAGCACCCGACCCCCGGGTAGCCAAGGAAGCCCAGGCACTCGCAGACGCAGGGTACAAGGTCGGGGTTGTGGCGTGGGACCGAACGGGCGAGTTACCAAAGGTGGAGGAAACGCCCTTTGGCTTAGTGGAGCGTCTGCCCATAAAGGGATCTTTCAGGTCAGGGTTGGCCAATCTGCTTCCATTGGTTCGCTTTAACCTAGCGTTACTTTGGCACCTAATAAAGCGGCGATCTACTTACGATGCTATCCATGCTTGCGACTTTGACACAGTATTACCTGCTTTGGTGGCAGCAAAGCTTTTGGGCAAAAAGGTGGTTTACGATGTTTTTGACTTCTATGCCGACATGCTTCGCGCCACCCCGGGGTGGATTAAGTCCATCATCAAAAAGGTGGATTTAAGGCTCATGGGATGGGTGGATGCCGTCATCTTGGCAGACGAAAGCAGGGTGAAGCAGATCCAAGGGGCTCGCCCCAAGCGCCTGACTTTCATCTACAATAGTCCTCCCATAGAAGATCCTTTTCCTCTGCCGCCGGCACCTCCTCCTCTCCGCATAGCCTACGTGGGGTTGTTGCAGAAGGAGAGGGGAATCCTGCAAGTGATAGAACTGCTACGCCGCCACCCGGAGTGGGAGCTGGACCTTGGCGGCTTTGGAGGGGATGAAGAGGAGATCCGAAGGGCAGTAGCGGATCTACCTAACGTTCGCTATCACGGTCGGGTTCCTTACGAAAAGGCGCTAGAGCTCATGAGCAATGCTCATCTGCTTTTCGCTACCTACGATCCGTCCATCCCCAACCATCGGTACTCCAGCGCCAACAAGCTTTTTGAAGCAATGGCTATAGGGAGGCCCATCGTGGTAGCCAGGGATACAGGAATGGATCAACTGGTCCAGCAGTACGCCTTGGGTTTCGTAGTCGAGTATGGAAACCTGGCGGCTCTAGAAGACGCTTTTGCCCGGGTAGCAAGCTGGGATCTCCAACGCTTTGAGGAGTTTTCCCAAAAAGCCCAGGAGGTGTACGTAACCCGTTTTGCTTGGCGGATAATGAAGGAAAGATTGATCGCCTTGTACCGTAAACTTGAAGAGTAG
- a CDS encoding glycosyltransferase, which translates to MERVYLDLAGAMVKEGLRVDFVLARAEGPLLAQLPQGVRLWDLGVPRRLRLLRAYTPLGVYLAQARPRVVLPVWDYLDWVPLQAAWRSRTPFLWVLHNAPAYLKDVPNPVKRHTALWAARQTLKRAVNHPLGRVGAVSRGVAQAFARFGGVPEERICVLPNPIHVDRVRRLSHENVPLPATPYFLALGRLHPQKGFSLLLEAFSIFAKHHPDVHLLILGEGPERPRLEKLAHTLGLTSRVAFLGFVVNPYPYLRGAKALVITSRYEGFSMVALEALALRVPVVAVESEGGLLEALGDGRFGIVTPRSPQALAHAMERVLSDGFAWDETALKDHLNQYSPEAALRSYMSVLEEIWR; encoded by the coding sequence GTGGAGCGGGTGTACCTGGACCTGGCTGGGGCCATGGTGAAGGAGGGACTTAGGGTGGACTTCGTCTTGGCCAGGGCCGAAGGGCCCCTTTTAGCGCAACTCCCTCAGGGGGTCCGCCTTTGGGACCTAGGGGTGCCTCGGCGGCTACGCCTGCTTAGGGCGTACACCCCCCTAGGGGTCTACTTGGCCCAAGCCAGGCCTAGGGTAGTCCTCCCTGTTTGGGACTACCTGGACTGGGTTCCTCTCCAGGCCGCCTGGCGGTCAAGGACGCCTTTTCTCTGGGTTTTGCACAACGCCCCTGCCTACCTCAAGGACGTTCCCAACCCAGTCAAAAGGCATACCGCCCTGTGGGCTGCTAGACAAACCCTAAAGCGGGCGGTGAACCACCCCCTGGGTCGGGTAGGAGCGGTCTCCAGGGGTGTGGCCCAAGCCTTCGCCCGCTTCGGTGGAGTTCCCGAGGAGAGGATATGCGTCTTACCCAATCCGATCCACGTAGACCGCGTGCGACGGCTCTCTCATGAAAACGTGCCTCTACCTGCAACGCCTTACTTCTTGGCGCTAGGCCGCCTGCATCCTCAAAAAGGCTTTTCACTTCTCTTAGAGGCCTTCTCCATTTTTGCCAAGCACCATCCAGATGTGCACCTGCTTATCCTGGGGGAAGGCCCAGAGAGACCCCGACTAGAAAAACTTGCTCACACCTTGGGGCTGACAAGCCGCGTGGCCTTTCTCGGATTTGTGGTCAACCCGTATCCTTACCTTCGGGGGGCGAAGGCCTTGGTGATTACCAGTCGGTACGAAGGGTTTTCCATGGTGGCCCTCGAGGCCCTCGCCCTGAGGGTTCCCGTGGTGGCCGTCGAGAGCGAGGGGGGCTTGCTTGAAGCCTTGGGGGATGGCCGTTTCGGTATCGTTACCCCTCGCTCGCCCCAGGCTTTAGCCCACGCAATGGAGAGGGTGCTTTCCGATGGCTTTGCGTGGGACGAAACCGCCCTCAAAGACCATTTGAACCAGTATTCCCCAGAAGCGGCGCTTAGGAGCTATATGAGCGTTCTGGAGGAGATATGGCGATAA
- a CDS encoding flippase, with product MGLTPRLWAKVGRAWRSPTLRNLFYLYAVQAANYLFPLVTLPYLARVLGPEGFGKLALAQALVLYLYAFLEYGYQFTATREVARNREDRAELGKIAAGVLHARLLLLLPLLPLGIGLGWAIPLLRGDFSLTVGALLAAIGQGFSPLWFFQGLEQMGRVALLEVLVRGATTLGVFLLVRSPGDVAVPIYLQAASYWLTALLGLSWLRAEVVWPGLSGGGAWLRKGVTFFVYNLATLLYTSLNVTLVSLVLPAAQVGQYAGAERLVRPLVNMWSPITRLFFPRLSFAFAQGKPEARRWLWQAFLLTLGVGVVLGASLFLSAPILVSWFLGAGYEMAVPIVKVLSLFLVLSALSSFVGIQLLLPMGLDRPFLVIALSAGLLNVALALWALPRWGVLAMPWVAVVAEGWVSLGMLGAWLLLKSRR from the coding sequence GTGGGCCTCACCCCTCGCCTCTGGGCCAAGGTGGGAAGGGCGTGGCGGAGCCCCACCCTGCGCAACCTCTTTTACCTCTACGCTGTCCAGGCGGCCAACTACCTTTTCCCCCTCGTCACGTTGCCCTACTTGGCCCGCGTCCTGGGACCCGAGGGGTTTGGCAAGCTCGCCCTGGCCCAGGCCTTGGTCCTTTACCTCTACGCTTTCTTGGAGTACGGCTACCAGTTTACCGCCACCCGTGAGGTGGCCAGAAACCGGGAGGACCGAGCCGAGCTCGGTAAGATCGCGGCTGGCGTCCTCCACGCACGCCTTCTCCTTCTTCTCCCCCTTCTTCCCCTCGGGATCGGGCTGGGGTGGGCGATCCCCCTACTTCGGGGGGACTTTTCCTTGACCGTAGGGGCGCTCCTTGCCGCCATAGGGCAGGGCTTCAGCCCCCTCTGGTTCTTTCAGGGGCTGGAGCAGATGGGTAGGGTGGCCTTGTTGGAAGTCCTCGTGCGGGGAGCCACGACCTTGGGCGTGTTTCTGCTGGTCCGAAGCCCCGGGGACGTGGCCGTACCCATCTATCTCCAGGCCGCTTCCTACTGGCTCACGGCCCTCCTGGGCCTGAGCTGGCTCCGTGCCGAGGTGGTATGGCCCGGGCTTAGCGGAGGAGGGGCTTGGCTTCGCAAGGGGGTCACGTTTTTCGTGTACAACCTGGCCACACTCCTCTACACCAGCCTCAACGTGACCTTGGTGAGCCTGGTGCTCCCGGCGGCCCAGGTAGGCCAGTACGCCGGGGCGGAGCGGCTGGTGCGGCCTTTGGTGAACATGTGGTCGCCCATCACCCGTCTTTTCTTTCCCCGCCTAAGCTTCGCCTTCGCCCAGGGTAAACCCGAAGCCCGGCGCTGGCTCTGGCAAGCCTTTTTGCTTACGCTGGGAGTGGGAGTGGTGCTGGGAGCAAGCCTGTTCCTCTCGGCCCCCATTTTAGTGTCCTGGTTCTTGGGCGCTGGTTATGAAATGGCCGTTCCCATCGTAAAAGTGCTTTCTCTGTTTCTAGTCCTGAGTGCCCTTTCCAGCTTCGTGGGGATCCAACTCCTTCTGCCCATGGGTCTGGACCGCCCCTTCCTGGTCATTGCCCTTTCGGCGGGCTTGCTAAACGTGGCCCTGGCCCTCTGGGCCCTTCCCCGGTGGGGGGTGCTGGCCATGCCATGGGTGGCGGTGGTGGCGGAGGGCTGGGTAAGCCTAGGGATGCTCGGGGCTTGGCTCCTTCTTAAGTCTAGGAGGTAG